The Hippocampus zosterae strain Florida chromosome 11, ASM2543408v3, whole genome shotgun sequence genome includes the window ACATGTTCGCGGGGCAACAGAAGGGTGACTGTTGCTTTAAGAAAACGTCATCAAAATCCGACATGGCGGCTCGCTGATTCACTGCGACAGTACAGCACAGACGTGTTTGCTAATACAACTTGGTAAGTGAAAGATCCACTTTAAGTGCCCCGAGTGGGTGTAGAAATGTCACAAACGGCATGAAACGCGTTTATGCTTTGATTTGTAGCACTCGCCGAGTTTGCAACTGGCGTTAATGATTTTTAAATGCTTCTTTTTGACTTGGTTACGCGGCACCTGATCTAGTATGTCTCCTTTGTTTTATATCGCAGGTTTTCGGTTCGAGCGGTTCGGACGCCGCTTTCTCCTTCTCTGTTTTGACTGCAATGAATCCAATAATTAGACGGACACTTCCTCGGTCAGTGAGGACTCTTCTGACAGACATCGGTCCAAAGGACGAGTGGCCGGAGGAAGCGGAGGATGCCTCGGCGGCCAGCAGAGATGGCATCCTGCTCCCCGGAAGAGGGGCATCTTCTGGACAGGAGGAATTTATCACTCAGGCTTCGGCTGATGGAAAGATCTCCAAAGTGTGCATGCTGTGCAACTGCAAGCCTGCGTGTTACACTTGCCCTAGGTGCAACTTGCATTACTGCGGCGTGGCTTGCTACCGCAGCCCAGATCACTCGGTGTGCTCAGAGGAGTTCTACAAGGAGGCTGTCTTTGAGGAGTTGAAAAACATGGCGGCAACAGACCAAGAGGGAAAGAAGAAAATGCATGAGATTCTTCTCGGACTGAGACAAAAGGCTCAAGTGACAAATGGAGGAATAGAAAGCGTGTTAAGAGAAGCCGAGATGGAGCAAGACGACGGTGTTGAGGCTGTGGAGCTGCTGTCCAAATTAGCTGAGCTTCAGGAATCGGGAGAAGATAGTATGGGGGAGATCGAGAACTTCACGAGAACCTTGGAAGATCAGGAAGCAGATGAGGAGCCGTCGGAAAGCGTGGGCCAAAATCTGTCGGAGCTTGACCTCGACAAGCTCTCAGAAGAGGAGCTGTGGGCGCTCCTTGACAACGGGGAAAAGGAGAAGTTCACCGGTTTGCTTAGGCAGGGCGCTCTGAGCCGGTTGATCCCCGTGTGGAGGCCTTGGTGGGAGGAACACGACGAGGCAGGGAGAACACTGGTGGAGTTGCTGGAGGAGGGAGTTCAGAATCCAGACCAACAAGTGAATAAGAGCAAGGATAAAACGCCAAGCTCTGCGGTCTCTGGTGTTCCTGCGATTTTTGCAAAAATCCCCAAACTGAGTTCCTTGTGTCCAAATCCATCTCCATTGGTCTGCTACAGTGTGATCAACGCTCTCTATTGCTATACTTTCACATTGCAGCTCCTCAATGGTGACGCTGACTCGCTCCTCTTTGAGTTCTGTGACACCATGCTCGCGTTGTCTGAGGCCCTGAGCTCCAGCAAGGTTTTCAACTCCGTTAAAGAGGCCATACACAGCGGAGAGACACTCATCTTAAGAGGAGGGTATCTCAACAAGCAAGAATCGCACGCCACAGACTTGGCGGTCGAAGCCACCGCTCACGTCCTGACGGGTAGAGACAAAGAGGACGCCACGGGATACATCCTGGCGGCCTTGAGTCAAATACGATCGGCGCTCTCTCGAGCCAGAGCCTCTCTCTCAAAGAAGGGAGAAGAAGGAGCAAAGAGACAGAAATACTTCCTGGCTTCCAAGAAGTGTGAATTCCTTCAGGCTTGGACTCTGGATCATTCGTGTCATACTCGTGGGTTGGCTTTGGAGCTGTGGAACGAGCACAGTCAGCGAGCGAGGCGAAGGAAAAGTGTGGAGGAAACAAAGATGCTAGTTGCGGAgagctttaaaaaagaaaagaggaaaGTTCATGGTACGTTGATACAGGAGTTAAATTAGCGGCTTTTCTAAAGGTTTGTGatataataaacaaaaaaagtgtgaataATTGTATGCTTGTATGGATGAATAAAGTGCATAACTGGTGAACCCTTATTTGTTTTGTGGCATCCCTTGTTCTAATTTTATAACGATCTAAGTTTAATTTCAgtttgtataatttttttaagaatggcttgaaagtacattttactgacataaGTGAAACATGT containing:
- the znhit2 gene encoding zinc finger HIT domain-containing protein 2, with product MNPIIRRTLPRSVRTLLTDIGPKDEWPEEAEDASAASRDGILLPGRGASSGQEEFITQASADGKISKVCMLCNCKPACYTCPRCNLHYCGVACYRSPDHSVCSEEFYKEAVFEELKNMAATDQEGKKKMHEILLGLRQKAQVTNGGIESVLREAEMEQDDGVEAVELLSKLAELQESGEDSMGEIENFTRTLEDQEADEEPSESVGQNLSELDLDKLSEEELWALLDNGEKEKFTGLLRQGALSRLIPVWRPWWEEHDEAGRTLVELLEEGVQNPDQQVNKSKDKTPSSAVSGVPAIFAKIPKLSSLCPNPSPLVCYSVINALYCYTFTLQLLNGDADSLLFEFCDTMLALSEALSSSKVFNSVKEAIHSGETLILRGGYLNKQESHATDLAVEATAHVLTGRDKEDATGYILAALSQIRSALSRARASLSKKGEEGAKRQKYFLASKKCEFLQAWTLDHSCHTRGLALELWNEHSQRARRRKSVEETKMLVAESFKKEKRKVHGTLIQELN